The following proteins are encoded in a genomic region of Chryseobacterium cucumeris:
- a CDS encoding lysophospholipid acyltransferase family protein, producing MSLISKNDLIKASGLNKIGFLKNPVASAVMSIAKINEVNKLYDKLKDKEGKDFFDSFVRERNLSYVAFEEDLAKIPKTGPFILVSNHPLGAIDGILMCKILTEVRPDFKVMGNFLLEKIKPMEPYVIAVNPFENRKEAYSSSSGMRETLKHLQNGGCVGIFPAGEVSNKNNPYGEILDKDWEKTALKLIRMAKVPVVPMYFHAKNSRLFYQVAKLHPNLQTLMLPAEMMNDREKPIRIRIGRPITVKAMDDMETIEELGEFLKRKVYMMKSYYEKRKSLAQSINLQNLSVKFPLLKEENIVQNIIDETPLEDIIKDVDKLRGTDKMLFSNGNYEIYFTTYEEIPSIMREIGRQRELTFRAVGEGSNLPFDLDEYDKHYHHLFLWDNGEKKLAGAYRMALGREVMKKYGIKGFYTSSLFEFEQDIHPFFKKVIEMGRAYICQEYQQKPLPLFLLWRGIVHVCLRNPDHKFLMGGVSISNKFSEFSKSLMIEFMRSNYFDSAVAQYITPRNEYKVKLRDRDKNIFFEEMESDLNKLDKIIDDLEPELRLPVLIKKYIKQNAKVIAFNVDPNFNDAIDGLMYIRISDLPENTIKPVLEEMSEQIRKEQENNPTDNQ from the coding sequence ATGAGTTTAATTTCGAAAAACGATCTGATCAAAGCTTCCGGCTTAAATAAAATTGGGTTTCTCAAGAACCCGGTAGCATCTGCTGTGATGAGCATTGCTAAAATAAACGAAGTAAATAAATTATACGATAAATTAAAAGACAAGGAAGGCAAAGACTTTTTCGACTCATTTGTGAGAGAAAGAAACCTAAGCTATGTAGCTTTTGAAGAGGATCTGGCAAAGATTCCGAAAACGGGACCGTTTATTCTCGTTTCCAATCACCCGCTGGGTGCTATTGACGGTATTCTGATGTGCAAGATCCTGACAGAGGTTCGTCCGGATTTCAAGGTAATGGGGAATTTCCTTTTGGAAAAGATCAAACCTATGGAGCCGTATGTAATCGCTGTAAATCCTTTTGAAAACAGAAAAGAAGCTTACAGCAGCTCTTCGGGAATGCGTGAAACCCTCAAGCATTTACAAAACGGAGGCTGTGTAGGTATTTTTCCGGCAGGAGAAGTTTCCAACAAAAACAATCCTTACGGAGAGATTTTAGATAAAGATTGGGAAAAGACGGCACTTAAGCTTATCAGAATGGCTAAAGTGCCGGTAGTTCCTATGTATTTCCATGCCAAGAACAGCAGACTTTTTTATCAGGTAGCCAAGCTTCACCCGAATTTACAAACTCTTATGCTTCCTGCAGAAATGATGAATGACAGGGAAAAACCTATCAGAATCAGAATCGGACGTCCTATTACCGTAAAGGCAATGGACGACATGGAAACGATTGAGGAATTGGGAGAGTTTCTGAAACGTAAGGTGTATATGATGAAATCTTACTATGAAAAAAGAAAATCCCTTGCTCAAAGCATTAACCTTCAGAATTTATCTGTCAAATTTCCTTTACTCAAGGAGGAAAATATTGTTCAGAATATCATTGATGAAACACCTCTGGAAGACATTATCAAAGATGTTGATAAACTGAGAGGAACTGATAAAATGCTTTTCAGTAACGGAAATTATGAGATCTACTTTACGACTTACGAAGAAATCCCTTCTATTATGAGGGAAATCGGACGTCAGAGAGAGCTTACTTTCCGTGCAGTAGGTGAGGGAAGTAATCTTCCATTTGACCTTGATGAGTATGACAAACATTACCACCATCTTTTCCTATGGGATAACGGTGAGAAAAAACTGGCTGGTGCTTACAGAATGGCATTGGGTAGAGAGGTAATGAAGAAATACGGCATCAAAGGCTTCTATACAAGCTCTTTATTTGAGTTTGAACAGGACATTCATCCTTTCTTCAAAAAAGTGATTGAAATGGGTCGTGCTTACATCTGCCAGGAATATCAGCAGAAACCTCTTCCACTCTTCCTTTTATGGAGAGGGATTGTGCATGTATGTCTGAGAAATCCTGATCATAAATTCCTTATGGGTGGCGTGAGTATTTCGAACAAGTTCTCTGAGTTCTCAAAATCGCTGATGATTGAGTTTATGCGTTCCAATTATTTTGATTCTGCAGTAGCTCAGTATATCACTCCAAGGAATGAATATAAAGTAAAGCTTCGTGACAGAGATAAAAACATTTTCTTTGAGGAAATGGAGTCTGATTTGAATAAGCTGGACAAGATTATTGATGATCTTGAACCTGAATTGAGACTTCCTGTTCTGATCAAAAAATACATTAAACAAAATGCTAAAGTAATTGCTTTCAACGTAGATCCAAACTTCAACGATGCGATCGATGGATTGATGTATATCCGAATCAGTGATCTTCCGGAAAACACGATTAAACCGGTATTGGAAGAGATGAGTGAACAGATCAGAAAAGAGCAGGAAAATAATCCGACTGATAATCAGTAA
- the nagB gene encoding glucosamine-6-phosphate deaminase encodes MLKSTIDSSTGFEKRFEKIETVIFTDSLSASKSVAKEVSDLIRVKQSQKQPCILGLATGSSPKSLYAELVRMHREEALSFKNVIAFNLDEYYPMEPDSVHSYVRFMKELLFDKVDILPENYHIPDGTLSKEEIADYCTEYELKIEALGGIDLQILGIGGNGHIGFNESGSLQNSKTRLVALDHITRVAASNEFLGLSNTPRTAITLGVKKIMEAKRVILLAWGESKSNIIKESVEGPVTNLVPASYLQEHKNATFVLDQAAAHKLTRINTPWLVEKIEWTDALTRKAVLGLAQKIEKPILKLTDSDYIENGMSDLLADKGPAYNINIEIFNKLQHTITGWPGGKPGADDSNRPERKAPAKKRILIFSPHPDDDIISMGGTFIRLHQQGHEVHVAYQTSGNIAVADSEALRFANFVCDYNEMFGIENNAAQKIFDKAIKFLQNKRNSDIDIPEVRHIKGLIRKGEARSTCYYVGIPDTHIHFLEMPFYETGRIEKKPLSTEDIEIVTDIIDSVKPHQIYAAGDLADPHGTHKVCLDAVFESVKNLKSKEYMKDCWLWLYRGAWKEWSIEEIEMAVPLSPDQILEKRYGIFKHQSQKDGVVFQGTDTREFWQRAEERNRETAETYHKMGLATYAAMEAFVRWKF; translated from the coding sequence ATGTTAAAAAGCACAATAGATTCTTCTACAGGATTTGAAAAAAGATTTGAAAAGATAGAAACGGTTATTTTCACGGATTCACTTTCAGCTTCAAAATCCGTAGCAAAAGAGGTTTCAGACCTTATCCGTGTAAAGCAGTCTCAAAAACAACCCTGCATTTTAGGTTTGGCTACCGGCTCCTCACCCAAGAGCTTATACGCTGAATTGGTACGCATGCACAGAGAAGAAGCATTGAGTTTCAAAAACGTAATTGCTTTCAACCTTGACGAATATTATCCTATGGAACCGGATTCCGTACATAGTTATGTTCGTTTTATGAAAGAACTGTTGTTTGATAAAGTAGATATTCTTCCTGAAAACTATCACATTCCTGACGGAACATTATCTAAAGAGGAAATAGCAGATTACTGTACAGAGTACGAACTTAAAATAGAAGCCTTAGGTGGGATAGATTTGCAGATTCTGGGTATTGGCGGTAATGGTCATATCGGGTTTAATGAATCGGGCTCCCTACAAAATTCCAAAACCCGTCTTGTAGCTTTAGATCATATCACAAGAGTAGCAGCAAGCAATGAGTTTTTGGGGCTGTCAAATACCCCCAGAACAGCTATTACATTGGGAGTGAAGAAAATAATGGAGGCGAAAAGAGTAATACTATTAGCGTGGGGTGAATCTAAATCAAATATCATCAAAGAGTCTGTAGAAGGTCCTGTTACCAACCTGGTGCCGGCTTCTTATTTGCAGGAACATAAAAACGCAACTTTTGTATTGGATCAGGCAGCAGCTCATAAACTTACCCGAATTAATACGCCATGGCTGGTAGAAAAAATAGAATGGACTGATGCATTAACCCGAAAAGCAGTTTTGGGATTAGCCCAAAAAATAGAGAAACCTATATTAAAGCTTACCGATTCTGACTATATAGAAAACGGAATGAGCGATTTGTTAGCAGACAAAGGTCCTGCTTATAATATCAATATCGAGATTTTCAATAAATTACAACACACCATAACGGGTTGGCCGGGAGGTAAGCCGGGAGCAGATGACAGTAACAGGCCAGAAAGGAAAGCCCCCGCCAAGAAAAGAATCTTGATATTCAGTCCGCATCCGGATGACGATATTATCAGTATGGGCGGAACTTTCATACGGCTGCACCAACAGGGGCATGAAGTTCATGTAGCTTATCAAACTTCCGGTAACATAGCCGTAGCAGATTCTGAAGCATTGCGGTTTGCCAATTTTGTGTGTGATTACAATGAAATGTTTGGCATCGAAAATAATGCAGCGCAAAAGATTTTTGACAAAGCCATCAAATTTTTGCAAAATAAGAGAAACAGTGATATAGATATTCCTGAAGTAAGACATATAAAAGGCTTAATAAGAAAAGGGGAAGCAAGATCTACTTGTTATTACGTGGGAATACCAGACACCCATATTCATTTTTTGGAAATGCCATTCTATGAAACAGGCAGAATAGAAAAAAAACCATTGAGTACAGAGGATATAGAAATTGTAACAGATATTATAGATAGCGTAAAACCACATCAGATATATGCGGCAGGTGATTTAGCAGATCCTCATGGAACACATAAAGTGTGTCTGGATGCTGTTTTTGAATCTGTTAAAAATTTAAAATCCAAGGAATACATGAAAGATTGTTGGTTATGGCTATACAGAGGAGCATGGAAAGAATGGTCTATAGAAGAAATAGAAATGGCAGTACCATTAAGTCCGGATCAAATTTTGGAAAAACGCTATGGGATTTTCAAACATCAATCTCAAAAAGATGGAGTAGTATTTCAAGGGACAGATACGAGAGAATTCTGGCAGAGAGCAGAAGAAAGAAACAGAGAAACGGCAGAGACCTACCATAAAATGGGACTTGCTACCTATGCTGCCATGGAAGCTTTTGTAAGATGGAAGTTCTAA
- the fbp gene encoding class 1 fructose-bisphosphatase: MSNQPLQTLGEFLIDKQDDFQYSTGEFSRLLSAIRLASKVVNREVNKAGIVDITGAAGNQNIQGEEQQKLDVIANEIFITALSQREVVCGIASEENDDFIDIKCGENGHLSKYVVLIDPLDGSSNIDVNVSVGTIFSIYRRVTEPGTPVQLEDFLQKGINQIAAGYVIYGSSTMIVYTTGNGVNGFTLDPSLGTYYLSHPNMTFPKTGKIYSINEGNYIKFPQGVKNYLKYCQMEEGDRPYTSRYIGSLVADFHRNMLKGGIYIYPSYSQAPNGKLRLLYECNPMAFLAEQAGGKATDGFRRILEIEPTELHQRIPFFCGSIDMVEKAEEFMRIDSVK, translated from the coding sequence ATGTCAAATCAACCATTACAGACTTTAGGAGAATTTCTTATAGATAAACAGGACGATTTTCAGTATTCTACAGGTGAATTTTCTCGTCTTCTAAGTGCAATAAGATTGGCTTCGAAAGTGGTAAACAGAGAAGTAAATAAGGCCGGAATTGTAGATATAACAGGAGCTGCAGGAAACCAGAACATCCAAGGAGAAGAACAGCAGAAACTTGATGTAATCGCTAACGAAATTTTTATTACGGCTTTGTCTCAGAGAGAGGTTGTTTGTGGTATTGCTTCTGAAGAAAATGATGATTTTATTGATATCAAATGCGGTGAAAACGGACATTTAAGTAAATATGTTGTACTGATTGATCCTTTGGACGGATCTTCCAATATTGATGTAAATGTTTCTGTGGGAACTATTTTCTCCATCTACAGAAGAGTTACAGAACCTGGAACTCCGGTACAGCTGGAGGACTTTTTACAGAAAGGTATCAATCAGATTGCTGCGGGATATGTTATTTACGGTTCATCTACCATGATTGTTTATACAACTGGTAATGGAGTAAACGGATTTACATTAGATCCGTCTCTAGGAACATATTATCTTTCCCATCCTAATATGACTTTCCCAAAAACAGGTAAAATCTATTCTATCAACGAAGGAAATTATATCAAATTTCCTCAGGGGGTAAAAAATTACCTTAAATACTGCCAGATGGAAGAAGGTGACCGTCCTTACACTTCAAGATATATAGGTTCTTTAGTAGCGGATTTCCACAGGAATATGCTGAAAGGGGGAATTTATATTTATCCTTCTTATTCACAGGCTCCGAATGGTAAACTAAGGTTGTTATACGAATGTAACCCAATGGCATTCCTTGCAGAGCAGGCCGGAGGAAAAGCAACTGACGGATTCAGAAGAATTTTGGAGATAGAACCTACAGAACTTCACCAGAGAATTCCTTTCTTCTGTGGAAGTATCGACATGGTGGAAAAAGCAGAAGAGTTTATGCGTATCGACAGCGTAAAATAA
- a CDS encoding aspartate kinase codes for MKIFKFGGASVKDADSVKNVSMVLKSQGFAKCLLVISAMGKTTNELEKVVELYFKKDNYQTEIEKIKRKHIEIAEGLFPENHAVFAEINLFFDDIDSFLRRNKSPNYNFVYDQVVSCGEMISTKIVSEYLNEIQFTNQWLDARDYIKTDNSYREGTVDWTRTEEFISHLNPEICYVTQGFIGSDDNNFTVTLGREGSDYSAAIFAYCLNAEAMTIWKDVPGVMTGDPRKFSDVTLLSNISYEEAIEMAYYGASVIHPKTLQPLQQKNIPFYVKSFVEPTKEGTKVGASDKNQQEESYILKENQDLLKISTRDFSFIAEDHMSLIFGYLSKYKIKVSLMQNSAISLALCLEDKFNHIDELNEELQKIFKTEAIKNVSLFTVRNAKKDHIDKFYHEKNVLLEQISKNTLQMVTQ; via the coding sequence ATGAAAATTTTCAAGTTTGGTGGAGCATCGGTAAAAGATGCTGACAGTGTAAAAAACGTGTCCATGGTTCTAAAAAGCCAGGGATTTGCCAAATGCTTGCTGGTGATTTCAGCAATGGGTAAAACGACAAATGAGTTGGAAAAAGTTGTAGAACTTTATTTCAAAAAAGATAATTATCAAACTGAGATTGAAAAGATAAAACGAAAGCACATTGAGATTGCGGAAGGACTTTTCCCTGAAAATCATGCGGTTTTTGCGGAAATCAATCTTTTCTTTGATGATATTGATTCTTTTTTACGAAGAAATAAATCTCCCAACTACAACTTCGTATACGATCAGGTGGTAAGCTGTGGAGAAATGATCTCTACTAAAATCGTGAGTGAATACCTGAATGAGATCCAATTTACAAATCAGTGGCTGGATGCCAGGGATTATATAAAAACGGATAATTCATACCGGGAAGGTACGGTAGACTGGACAAGAACGGAAGAATTTATTTCCCATCTTAATCCTGAAATCTGCTATGTAACTCAGGGATTCATCGGTTCTGACGACAACAATTTTACGGTAACATTAGGAAGAGAGGGCTCCGACTACTCCGCCGCCATTTTTGCTTACTGCTTAAATGCTGAAGCAATGACGATATGGAAAGATGTTCCGGGAGTAATGACCGGAGATCCGAGAAAGTTCAGTGATGTAACCCTTCTTTCCAATATTTCTTATGAGGAAGCTATAGAAATGGCTTATTATGGTGCCAGTGTAATTCACCCTAAAACATTACAGCCGTTACAGCAAAAAAACATTCCTTTTTATGTAAAATCTTTTGTAGAGCCTACCAAAGAAGGAACAAAAGTGGGTGCTTCTGATAAAAATCAACAGGAAGAATCTTATATTCTGAAAGAAAATCAGGATCTTTTGAAAATCTCTACAAGAGATTTCTCTTTCATTGCAGAAGATCACATGAGCCTTATTTTTGGATATTTATCCAAATACAAAATTAAAGTTTCCCTTATGCAGAATTCTGCTATCTCTCTGGCACTGTGCCTTGAGGATAAATTTAATCATATTGATGAGCTCAATGAAGAGCTTCAAAAAATTTTTAAAACCGAAGCAATTAAAAATGTATCTTTATTCACAGTAAGAAATGCGAAGAAGGATCACATTGATAAATTTTACCATGAAAAAAATGTATTATTGGAACAAATCTCCAAGAATACTCTTCAAATGGTAACACAATAA